The following nucleotide sequence is from Psychroserpens sp. Hel_I_66.
TGCGGTTTGCAGCACTTCAAATCCGTCTTGTTGTGGTATTGTAATCTTACCTTGTACCGTTGTGGTTTTAGGAACTAATACTTGATCTTGAAGCGCATCTTCCTTTACTCTTATTTCGGTTACATAATCTACAGCTTTGATAAGCTCATCAATAGAAATTGGCTTCATTAAATAATAAGATGCGTGAGCGTTTAAAGCCTCAATTGCATAATGATTATAAGCAGTCACAAAAACGGTTTCAAAATTTACATCACCAACTTTATCCAATAAATCAAAAGCATTACCATAAGGCATTTCAACATCAAGAAAAACCAAGTCCAATTCGTTATTTCGAATCAAGACCAAAGCTTCTTCTATATTTGCTGCTTCTCCTAAAACGTCAACATTTGGGCAGTATTTATTGAGATAATTCTTAAGAATTTTTCTACTCGTTTCTTCGTCTTCTACGATTATTGATTTTAGTTTCATTTAATCTTTTTTTAGAGTTACAACCACCTTGGTGCCACAATCTTCTTCCGAAGAATTATCATCAATCAGCACATCAACTTTATCCTTATACATATTGTTGAGAATCGCAACCCGTTTTTTAATGTTGCCCATGCCTTTTGAGTTCTGCTTCTGTTGGTTTGCTGTTTTTAGTGATTTGGAGCGTTTTCTCCCTATGCCATCATCTGCAACTGTAATGGTTATTTCATTATCGCTCTTTTTGGCTACTGTAATTTGTAGATGGCCCTTTTTACTCTTGTATCGTAATCCATGCCATACCGCATTTTCAATATAGGGTTGCAATAACATTGGCGGAATTTGATACTCACCAACCACAACATCATCATTGACCGTAATATCATAATCAAATTTATCCTGAAACCTGAAATGCTCCAACTTAGTATATAAATCTAGAAGCTCAATCTCCTTTTGCAAAGGAATAAAATCTTCTTCACTATTTTCTAGAACTGCTCGCATTAAATGTGAAAAATCACTCAGATATTTATTTGCTGTACGCTCATCATTACTGGCTATAAAGCTGTTTACCGAGTTTAAGGCATTAAATATAAAATGCGGATTCATTTGACTACGCAACGATTTTAAAGCAAGTAAATTATTTGCCAAACGTTGCTGCTTGATATATTTATACATAAAAAAAGCAGTGATCAACAATAAAATCAATCCTGTAATAAGCGAATAAATTATAATATCTTGATTTTTGCTTCGTGCCTCAACCAAACTTCTATTGAGTTTACGGTCACTTTCTAAGCTCGTAATTCGGTTTTGTTGTTCTACGATATTACGTCTAAAGCGATCTGCCTGAGATAATTCTTGTTCACGTTTGATGTACAACTCATCTACAACGACTTTATAATCTTCAAAAGCTAATCGTGCGTTTTCAAAATCGCCAGCATCTACGTACACGTCAGATATTTTTCGCGTTGCATCTTTTTTTACGACCAAATCGCCTTTTGCATCTGCCTCTTTAATACTTTTTTCTAAGTACGGGATGGCTTTGTCGTAATCCTTTTGTAAAAAATAGGCATTACCAATCTTATAATTTTGTTTTTGAAGTGTGAGCGGACTTTCATTATCTATAATAGAATCTCGTTCTACAGCTTCAACATCATCTACAATTTCTTTTCTAAGTTGTATTTCTTCGGAATAATTGCGATTCACATTATTAAATTCCGCAACTGTTTCCTTTTCTTCTAATGCTCGTTTTTTATTGGTCTGCTCTGCCAATTCCAAAGAATTATCGAAAAAATATCCTGCTTCTTTAGTAAATCCATCACCATTATAAGCCTGTGCTATTTTCGAGTTGAGATCCACAACCTTTGGTTTGATCAAGTGTGTGTTGGCAACCTCTAATCCTTTTTTAT
It contains:
- a CDS encoding LytR/AlgR family response regulator transcription factor is translated as MKLKSIIVEDEETSRKILKNYLNKYCPNVDVLGEAANIEEALVLIRNNELDLVFLDVEMPYGNAFDLLDKVGDVNFETVFVTAYNHYAIEALNAHASYYLMKPISIDELIKAVDYVTEIRVKEDALQDQVLVPKTTTVQGKITIPQQDGFEVLQTADIMYCKADDNYTEIYLNNNKKKLVSKTLKYFEDALTESGFARVHKSYLVNVNEVTKYIKGKGGSVLLSNGKEIMVSASKKSDLLSYFK
- a CDS encoding histidine kinase, with the translated sequence MKRLLINIMMVLLLFSFGNVAAQQNDAYKAKSESPLFTIRGSVRESDTYNPISKVNVEVNGGAYTMTGFDGSFIIRARKGDELMIRHKDFETVYYTIKDDERITVEVEPAIERKQSSPKYKDNIKAFNALIDSIGKYKKLDVSKSIDFAGKAISQSNSQQQNAEAYLVLAEVYMHWKQFDLAVTNYRVSLQNRESNEAKLGLAKAYERNKNYQESIDTYKAIDKKQLSNYQLVTLYEGLGDTYFSIKNYALSITAYKKGLEVANTHLIKPKVVDLNSKIAQAYNGDGFTKEAGYFFDNSLELAEQTNKKRALEEKETVAEFNNVNRNYSEEIQLRKEIVDDVEAVERDSIIDNESPLTLQKQNYKIGNAYFLQKDYDKAIPYLEKSIKEADAKGDLVVKKDATRKISDVYVDAGDFENARLAFEDYKVVVDELYIKREQELSQADRFRRNIVEQQNRITSLESDRKLNRSLVEARSKNQDIIIYSLITGLILLLITAFFMYKYIKQQRLANNLLALKSLRSQMNPHFIFNALNSVNSFIASNDERTANKYLSDFSHLMRAVLENSEEDFIPLQKEIELLDLYTKLEHFRFQDKFDYDITVNDDVVVGEYQIPPMLLQPYIENAVWHGLRYKSKKGHLQITVAKKSDNEITITVADDGIGRKRSKSLKTANQQKQNSKGMGNIKKRVAILNNMYKDKVDVLIDDNSSEEDCGTKVVVTLKKD